DNA sequence from the Daphnia carinata strain CSIRO-1 chromosome 8, CSIRO_AGI_Dcar_HiC_V3, whole genome shotgun sequence genome:
GTTTGACTGATGAGGAATACCCCGTCTATGAAGTCAAGGTACTACTGAGTCTTCCTAGCTTCTACATTATCTCCTTTACTAAATCCCAATTGTATCTGATAGTACGCCATCGACTACGATCCTTTAGTCTTGAAGAAGTACGCCGATGTTGCTGACCAGTCCGCTGACGATTTGGTTGATGGCATTACCAAGGCCCAAGAAGAGAAATTCGATTACTCTTTCTACAACGGCAAGCAATTCGACGAGGGCAATTGGGTCGGTGGTGAAGGTTTCATCTGCCCCAGCGACGTCGCTTACTCTCGTCCCCTTCGTGCTAAGAACACTGCTGGTGAATGGCGTGTCATCGTCCAGGACATTGCCTGGCCCACCTACACCCAAACCCAACGGACCGAGACTTGCTTGTTCCCAGAAGCCGCTTGCCGCACCTTGGCTCCTTGCCACTTCAGCAAATGCCTGCAGAAGCACACCGTCCATCGTATGCTCTCCTTCGATCCATGCGATGCACACAAGGGCATCTTCATTGACACCTACAAGCTTCCATCAGCTTGCTCTTGCCATATTCCAGTCAAGGCATAAGCCAAACAAACTCACCCTATATTCTCACTGACTCTTCCACTCAGACTGGCTCATATCCCATAAAATATCCCGGACCGTGACGGCCTCCAGATAATACCCAAAACGTCAAGTTAACGAGAGGGACTGCTTTCATAAAAACGGTACCGCCAACCGTCAATTCTCTCCAACACAAGGATCGTTTTTTGTATTCTCTGGACTTGTCTTCCATCAAGtcaattctttccttttctccaCCTCCTTAACTCTCGATGTCGTAGCTGCAAGTGACTGTGAGTCTTTCTCTACAAATAAAACATATTTAtgaatcaattttatttttttcttatgtatatTAATAACGGAAAATAATCCTGGTAGTGAAAAATGCCAAGGATCTATCCATTTAAGACATAATGGTCACACAGCATTAAAAGTTCCATCTAGCAACGTCGGTAAGACGTATGTGTTTGTCTTCTGTAACATTAGaacgtttttgttgtttctagGATTATGGCTAGAATAAGTAGTGTTTCTCgagaataatttaaaatattctgATGTTGTCGAATTGAGGAAACAACGGAAAACAACAAGCTCTGAATTTCTATTCGAAAT
Encoded proteins:
- the LOC130700347 gene encoding neurotrophin 1-like isoform X1, translated to MSFAVAILLFCAVGAWAEDLAAAEQYRPAYKTEYPAYKPAYPEPQYPSYRKPSYPSYPSYPAHPAYKYCDPKAAPKCAENSTGHWCLTDEEYPVYEVKYAIDYDPLVLKKYADVADQSADDLVDGITKAQEEKFDYSFYNGKQFDEGNWVGGEGFICPSDVAYSRPLRAKNTAGEWRVIVQDIAWPTYTQTQRTETCLFPEAACRTLAPCHFSKCLQKHTVHRMLSFDPCDAHKGIFIDTYKLPSACSCHIPVKA
- the LOC130700347 gene encoding neurotrophin 1-like isoform X2 → MSLAVAILLFCAVGAWAEDLAAAEQYRPAYKTEYPAYKPAYPEPQYPSYRKPSYPSYPSYPAHPAYKYCDPKAAPKCAENSTGHWCLTDEEYPVYEVKYAIDYDPLVLKKYADVADQSADDLVDGITKAQEEKFDYSFYNGKQFDEGNWVGGEGFICPSDVAYSRPLRAKNTAGEWRVIVQDIAWPTYTQTQRTETCLFPEAACRTLAPCHFSKCLQKHTVHRMLSFDPCDAHKGIFIDTYKLPSACSCHIPVKA